The following proteins are encoded in a genomic region of Arthrobacter jiangjiafuii:
- a CDS encoding DEAD/DEAH box helicase, whose protein sequence is MALHDSLIPLLGSGADPEQLVHVHEIPARKAVPVPWPEWAHPDVVEAYSRVGVHEPWRHQIEAAHSAHAGQHTIISTGTASGKSLAYLLPVLDEIHRTALDDRVTLEPTGSVALYLAPTKALAADQLSAVNALALPTVRAETYDGDTDTGARRWIRDHANLVLANPDMLHFGVLPNHAWWARFFRRLKYVIIDEAHSYRGVFGSNVANLMRRLRRICRYYGANPVFIGASATSADPASSFGRLIGDEVTAVTRDASPHGATTVALWEPQLTDLKGENGVRSRRTVIAETADLLANLVAAQVRTIAFIKSRRGAETIATITRRLLDEVHPSLPDRVAAYRSGYLPEERRELERRLRSGELLGISSTSALELGIDISGLDAVLVAGWPGTRASLFQQIGRAGRSGQDALAAFVASDDPLDTYLVHHPEAIFDISVEATVFDPSNPYVLGPHLCAAAAEIPLTPDERELFGPTAAGLLDQLVEQGYLRRRPSGWFWTHSESAAAMVNLRADGGGPINIVESDTGMLLGTMDSPQSQYQAHTGAVYVHQGQTFMVDELNEADHCAMVTRGNPEFYTQARDVTQIEVIETERTSQWGEIRVCFGTVKVTTQVVSFQRKALISNEILGEEPLELEAKELFTKAVWFVIDEHLLTDAGMIPADFPGALHAAEHASIGMLPLIATSDRWDIGGVSTALHADTEKPTIFVYDGHPGGAGFAERAYEAAELWLTATRDAIRACECERGCPSCVQSPKCGNKNNPLSKAGAVTLLQVLLDNARGAGADPASAGAGSGVEAGAGAAAGRSANPA, encoded by the coding sequence GTGGCCCTACATGATTCCCTGATTCCCCTGCTCGGCTCCGGTGCCGACCCGGAACAGCTGGTCCATGTGCATGAAATCCCGGCCCGGAAGGCCGTTCCGGTCCCCTGGCCGGAGTGGGCGCATCCCGACGTTGTCGAGGCGTACTCCCGGGTGGGCGTCCACGAGCCGTGGCGGCACCAGATCGAAGCGGCACACTCCGCGCATGCCGGGCAGCACACGATCATTTCCACCGGCACCGCCTCCGGTAAATCCCTGGCGTATCTGCTGCCGGTGCTGGACGAGATCCACCGCACCGCCCTCGATGACCGGGTGACCCTGGAGCCCACCGGATCGGTGGCCCTGTATCTGGCCCCCACCAAGGCACTTGCCGCCGACCAGCTTTCCGCCGTGAACGCGCTGGCGCTGCCCACCGTCCGCGCGGAAACGTACGACGGCGACACCGACACCGGCGCCCGCCGCTGGATCCGGGACCATGCCAACCTGGTGCTGGCCAACCCTGACATGCTGCACTTCGGCGTGCTGCCCAACCATGCCTGGTGGGCCCGGTTCTTCCGCCGGCTCAAGTACGTCATCATCGACGAAGCGCACAGCTACCGCGGAGTGTTCGGCTCCAACGTGGCCAACCTGATGCGCCGGCTCCGGCGGATCTGCCGCTACTACGGCGCCAATCCGGTCTTCATCGGTGCGTCGGCGACCTCCGCCGATCCCGCTTCCTCCTTCGGCCGGCTGATCGGCGACGAGGTGACCGCGGTGACCCGCGACGCCTCCCCGCACGGCGCGACCACGGTGGCACTGTGGGAACCGCAGCTGACCGATCTAAAGGGCGAGAACGGTGTGCGGTCCCGCCGGACGGTGATCGCCGAAACCGCTGACCTGCTGGCGAACCTCGTGGCCGCGCAGGTCCGCACCATTGCCTTCATCAAGTCCCGGCGCGGCGCGGAAACCATCGCAACCATTACCCGGCGGCTGTTGGACGAGGTGCATCCATCCCTGCCGGACCGGGTGGCGGCGTACCGGTCCGGGTATCTGCCCGAGGAACGGCGTGAGCTGGAACGGCGGCTGCGCAGCGGGGAGCTGCTGGGGATTTCCAGCACCTCGGCCCTGGAGCTGGGGATCGATATTTCCGGGCTCGACGCCGTCCTGGTGGCCGGCTGGCCCGGGACCCGCGCGTCCCTGTTCCAGCAGATCGGCCGGGCTGGCCGGTCCGGGCAGGATGCATTGGCTGCCTTTGTGGCCAGCGATGATCCCCTTGATACCTATCTGGTGCACCATCCCGAGGCGATCTTTGACATCTCCGTGGAGGCGACCGTCTTCGACCCCTCCAATCCCTACGTCCTGGGTCCGCACCTCTGCGCCGCCGCCGCGGAAATTCCGCTGACCCCGGATGAGCGGGAGCTGTTCGGCCCCACCGCAGCCGGGCTGCTGGATCAGCTGGTGGAACAGGGCTACCTGCGCCGACGGCCCTCGGGCTGGTTCTGGACGCATTCCGAAAGCGCTGCGGCCATGGTGAACCTGCGCGCCGACGGAGGCGGGCCGATCAATATCGTGGAGTCCGACACCGGCATGCTGCTGGGCACCATGGACTCCCCGCAGAGCCAGTACCAGGCCCACACCGGAGCGGTCTATGTGCACCAGGGGCAGACCTTCATGGTGGACGAACTCAACGAGGCGGATCACTGTGCCATGGTCACCCGCGGCAACCCCGAGTTCTACACACAGGCCCGGGACGTCACCCAGATCGAGGTGATCGAGACCGAACGCACCTCGCAGTGGGGCGAAATCCGGGTCTGCTTCGGCACCGTGAAGGTCACCACCCAGGTGGTGTCCTTCCAGCGCAAGGCCCTGATCTCCAACGAGATCCTGGGCGAGGAGCCGCTGGAGCTGGAGGCCAAGGAGCTGTTCACCAAGGCCGTCTGGTTTGTCATTGACGAGCACCTGCTCACCGACGCCGGGATGATCCCTGCGGACTTCCCCGGCGCCCTGCATGCCGCCGAGCACGCCTCCATCGGTATGCTCCCCCTGATCGCTACCTCCGACCGGTGGGACATCGGCGGTGTCTCCACCGCCCTGCATGCCGACACCGAGAAGCCCACCATCTTTGTTTACGACGGCCACCCCGGCGGCGCCGGCTTCGCCGAGCGGGCCTACGAAGCAGCCGAGCTGTGGCTGACCGCCACCCGAGACGCCATCCGCGCCTGCGAGTGCGAGCGCGGCTGCCCGTCCTGCGTGCAGTCGCCCAAGTGCGGGAACAAGAACAATCCGCTGTCCAAGGCCGGCGCGGTGACGCTGCTGCAGGTACTGCTGGACAACGCCCGGGGTGCGGGCGCGGATCCGGCATCCGCGGGAGCGGGGTCTGGCGTTGAAGCTGGAGCTGGAGCGGCCGCCGGGCGATCGGCCAATCCGGCCTGA
- a CDS encoding GNAT family N-acetyltransferase — translation MRVLDDALVETWVTGWAQARGYQTRREGRFLSAFLHDKTNDWEYFALEPSHDEFAALASSARMSPERLFTIVTSSVNEIHGAALVHGLNVRSADEVFMAMDMAGQDIEDPFLPLDGFESETVRGNTVGLVTVTADGEPAASGSVSMVEGHAVYDRIITEPRFRRLGLGSYVMRALTAVAMEHDVDAGLLVTTPEGLELYRYLGWENLASVVMFEPRL, via the coding sequence ATGAGAGTGCTCGACGATGCTTTGGTCGAAACCTGGGTGACCGGCTGGGCGCAGGCCCGCGGCTACCAGACCCGCCGCGAAGGACGCTTCCTGTCTGCCTTCCTGCATGACAAAACCAATGACTGGGAGTACTTCGCGTTGGAGCCCTCCCACGACGAGTTCGCGGCCCTTGCATCCTCTGCGCGGATGAGCCCGGAGCGGCTGTTCACCATTGTCACCAGCAGCGTGAATGAGATTCACGGAGCAGCTCTGGTGCACGGGTTGAACGTCCGCTCGGCCGACGAGGTGTTCATGGCCATGGACATGGCGGGCCAGGACATCGAGGACCCTTTCCTTCCCCTGGACGGTTTCGAATCCGAGACCGTGCGCGGGAACACGGTGGGGCTGGTCACCGTCACTGCCGACGGCGAGCCTGCCGCGAGCGGCAGCGTGTCGATGGTGGAGGGCCACGCGGTGTACGACCGGATCATTACCGAACCCCGGTTCCGCCGTCTCGGGCTGGGCAGCTACGTGATGCGCGCGCTCACCGCGGTGGCGATGGAGCACGACGTCGATGCCGGCCTGCTGGTGACCACCCCTGAGGGGTTGGAACTGTACCGGTATCTGGGCTGGGAGAACCTGGCCAGCGTGGTGATGTTCGAACCCCGGTTGTAG
- a CDS encoding bifunctional 3'-5' exonuclease/DNA polymerase, giving the protein MYVVLTPAGPGPAAGSLLLQVTDDAGAPSAAPAVVVPSLLAAVVGDYEDRRQNIRWVFSSTREVYPQLLAAGVRVERSHDLALVRGILRFSEAAAPTPYIEALRTEAPAGDAELLPRQLLPVQPAPNQTSLFEELEGFDDPARRRGPTLEDQVTELAAQLAAVAGSASRQRLALLLAAESAGGLIAVEMEHAGLPWRRDVHEAMLAHELGPRPPEGQRPLRLERLAAELREKLGNPGFNPDSPQELLRALHRAGIEVKTTRSWELQQHEHPAIAPLLEYKRLSRLLTANGWTWLDAWVADGRFRPEYVVGGVVSGRWASRGGGALQIPKYVRDAVRPDPGHKLIVADAAQLEPRVLAALGQDNALAAAARGKDLYQGIADQNFDGDRSLAKMAMLGAMYGATSGEAGRLMPALTRSYPQAIDVVERGARAGESGKVVSSHLGRSSPPVSERWLRAQQSASAEEQRRADSLARSQGRFTRNFVVQSTAAEWALCWLAEIRRRLRAASVASPAGELVFFLHDEVMLHVPQARAEEVSALVTEAAAAATGLLFGRIPLEFPVVAVTIDSYADAK; this is encoded by the coding sequence ATGTACGTTGTCCTCACCCCGGCCGGTCCGGGCCCCGCTGCCGGATCCCTGCTGCTGCAGGTGACCGACGACGCAGGAGCGCCCTCCGCGGCACCCGCCGTCGTCGTGCCCTCCCTGCTCGCCGCGGTGGTCGGCGACTACGAGGACCGCCGGCAGAATATCCGCTGGGTTTTCAGCAGCACCCGGGAGGTTTATCCGCAGCTGCTGGCCGCCGGCGTGCGGGTTGAGCGCAGCCATGACCTGGCCCTTGTCCGCGGCATCCTGCGGTTCTCCGAGGCAGCGGCGCCGACTCCTTATATCGAGGCGCTGCGGACCGAGGCTCCCGCAGGCGACGCGGAGCTGCTTCCCCGCCAGTTGCTGCCCGTCCAGCCGGCACCGAACCAGACCTCGCTGTTTGAGGAACTGGAAGGCTTTGACGACCCGGCCCGCAGGCGCGGCCCAACCTTGGAGGACCAGGTCACCGAGCTGGCGGCCCAGCTGGCCGCCGTGGCCGGCTCCGCCTCAAGGCAGCGGTTGGCCCTGTTGCTCGCTGCGGAATCGGCCGGCGGCCTGATCGCCGTGGAGATGGAACATGCAGGACTGCCGTGGCGGCGCGATGTCCATGAGGCGATGCTCGCGCACGAGCTGGGGCCGCGCCCGCCGGAGGGGCAGCGCCCGCTGCGTCTGGAGCGGCTTGCCGCCGAGCTGCGGGAGAAACTGGGCAACCCCGGTTTCAATCCCGACTCCCCACAGGAGCTGCTGCGCGCCCTGCACCGGGCCGGTATCGAAGTGAAAACCACCCGGTCCTGGGAGCTGCAGCAGCACGAGCATCCGGCGATCGCCCCGCTGCTGGAATACAAGCGGCTCTCCCGGCTGCTCACCGCCAACGGCTGGACCTGGCTTGACGCCTGGGTGGCCGATGGCCGGTTCCGGCCCGAGTATGTGGTGGGCGGGGTGGTCTCCGGCCGCTGGGCCTCGCGCGGCGGCGGTGCCCTGCAGATCCCCAAGTACGTCCGCGACGCGGTGCGCCCCGACCCCGGACACAAATTGATTGTGGCCGACGCCGCGCAGCTGGAACCCCGGGTCCTCGCCGCGCTGGGCCAGGACAATGCGCTGGCGGCTGCGGCCCGTGGGAAGGACCTGTACCAGGGCATCGCCGACCAGAACTTCGACGGCGACCGCTCCCTGGCGAAGATGGCGATGCTAGGCGCGATGTACGGTGCCACTTCCGGTGAGGCAGGGCGCCTGATGCCGGCGCTGACCCGGTCCTATCCGCAGGCCATCGATGTGGTGGAGCGCGGCGCCCGGGCCGGGGAATCCGGCAAGGTCGTCAGCAGCCATCTGGGCCGCAGCTCGCCGCCGGTGTCGGAACGCTGGCTGCGCGCCCAGCAGAGCGCTTCCGCGGAAGAGCAGCGGCGCGCCGATTCCCTCGCCCGGTCCCAGGGCCGCTTCACCCGCAACTTCGTGGTGCAGTCGACGGCAGCGGAATGGGCGCTGTGCTGGCTGGCGGAAATACGACGGCGGCTGCGGGCGGCGTCGGTGGCTTCACCGGCGGGGGAACTGGTGTTTTTCCTGCACGACGAAGTCATGCTGCATGTGCCCCAAGCACGTGCCGAGGAAGTCAGTGCCCTGGTCACCGAGGCCGCTGCGGCCGCCACCGGGCTGCTGTTCGGGCGGATTCCGTTGGAGTTCCCGGTGGTGGCGGTTACCATCGATTCCTACGCCGACGCGAAGTAG
- a CDS encoding TadA family conjugal transfer-associated ATPase yields MTGVQGRRAAQYPPLDQAKERPGDAPMVRQVRRKMLDDGKPVTAARLAAAVHSSGRLLGAEGALRAVDRVQAELQGLGPLQELALLPGVSDILVNGPDRVWVDSGNGLELTGLRFGSDGEVQSLAARLIAAGGRRLDDSSPCVDVQLRGYRVHAVLRPVSTGSTLLSIRIRRTSSFTLDELRAGGTVDAETAGVLRRIVASRLNFLISGATGTGKTTMLSTLLSLSHPRERLVLVEDAAELDPRHPHVVGLQSRHGNVEGAGTVDQAELVRQALRMRPDRLIVGECRGAEVRELLAAMNTGHDGAGGTIHSNSAASVPARLAALGALAGMSAAAVNLQAASALNVVVHLARSAAGRRVAEISVVTASPDGQLLTVPALLPLLPAEANGRHGPGWPALLLQLSSSHGQEVVTPGLGPGDPFIAATGALLKTGAQGSERR; encoded by the coding sequence ATGACCGGAGTGCAGGGCCGGCGGGCAGCGCAATACCCGCCGCTGGACCAGGCGAAGGAACGTCCGGGGGACGCGCCAATGGTGCGCCAGGTGCGCCGCAAAATGCTCGACGACGGCAAACCCGTCACGGCCGCGCGGCTGGCTGCGGCAGTCCATTCCAGCGGCCGGCTGTTGGGAGCCGAAGGAGCGCTTCGCGCGGTAGACCGGGTCCAGGCGGAACTTCAGGGGCTGGGGCCGCTGCAGGAACTGGCGCTGCTGCCCGGCGTCAGTGACATCCTGGTCAACGGCCCGGATCGTGTGTGGGTGGACAGCGGCAACGGGCTGGAGCTGACCGGGCTGCGCTTCGGGTCCGACGGGGAGGTGCAGTCGCTCGCTGCACGGTTGATTGCGGCCGGGGGACGGCGGCTCGATGATTCCAGTCCCTGCGTGGACGTGCAGCTGCGCGGGTACCGCGTCCATGCCGTGCTGCGCCCGGTATCGACCGGTTCCACCCTGCTGTCCATCCGGATCCGCCGCACGTCTAGCTTCACCCTGGACGAGCTGCGGGCGGGTGGAACCGTGGACGCCGAAACGGCTGGCGTGCTGCGCCGCATCGTGGCGTCCCGGCTGAATTTCCTGATCAGCGGTGCCACCGGGACCGGTAAAACCACAATGCTGTCCACCCTGCTCTCCTTGAGCCATCCCCGCGAGCGGCTGGTACTGGTCGAAGACGCCGCCGAATTGGATCCCCGGCATCCGCACGTTGTGGGCCTGCAGAGCCGGCACGGAAACGTGGAGGGCGCGGGCACAGTGGATCAGGCCGAATTGGTCCGGCAGGCCCTGCGGATGAGGCCGGACCGGCTGATTGTAGGCGAGTGCCGTGGTGCGGAGGTCCGCGAGCTGCTCGCTGCCATGAACACCGGGCACGACGGCGCGGGCGGAACCATCCACTCCAACTCCGCGGCCAGCGTTCCGGCCAGGCTGGCTGCCCTCGGCGCTCTCGCAGGCATGAGCGCCGCCGCTGTGAACCTGCAGGCCGCCAGTGCCTTGAACGTCGTGGTGCATCTGGCCCGATCAGCGGCCGGACGCCGGGTCGCAGAAATCTCCGTTGTCACGGCCTCTCCCGACGGGCAGCTGCTGACCGTGCCTGCGCTGTTGCCGTTGCTTCCGGCGGAAGCCAACGGCCGTCATGGACCCGGGTGGCCCGCGTTGCTCCTGCAGCTGTCCAGCAGTCACGGTCAGGAGGTCGTGACTCCCGGGCTGGGCCCGGGGGACCCTTTCATTGCGGCAACAGGCGCCCTGCTGAAGACGGGAGCTCAGGGATCGGAGCGTCGATGA
- a CDS encoding TadE family type IV pilus minor pilin, whose amino-acid sequence MRLRIGAVLRKVRPDQGAVQPDQGSCGAVTAELAVGLPAVALLLAAVLTGLGAGMTQLRVEEAARAGAREVMRGSTDEAEAAARRVAGANARVTVSIDGQWVQVEVASSVAAPLLERLPLELVATASALPESVP is encoded by the coding sequence GTGAGGCTGCGGATTGGAGCAGTGCTGCGGAAGGTGCGGCCGGATCAGGGGGCGGTGCAGCCGGATCAGGGGTCATGCGGGGCAGTGACAGCCGAACTGGCGGTAGGCCTGCCTGCGGTGGCGTTGCTGCTGGCCGCTGTGCTGACAGGTCTGGGGGCCGGGATGACCCAGCTTCGGGTGGAAGAGGCAGCACGGGCCGGAGCCCGCGAAGTCATGCGCGGCAGCACGGATGAAGCCGAAGCTGCCGCCCGGCGGGTGGCCGGAGCCAATGCACGGGTCACCGTTTCAATCGACGGGCAGTGGGTGCAGGTGGAGGTCGCGTCCTCGGTGGCGGCGCCTCTGTTGGAGAGGCTGCCGCTGGAACTGGTCGCTACCGCCTCGGCACTGCCCGAGTCCGTGCCGTGA
- a CDS encoding type II secretion system F family protein gives MTGVWITVLLGLSAVLLLPRSRLPAPRPLAADGRGGGSLRSTRRMLLARFLPSRRSAVVQEIPLVIHQLTGLLAAGRAPHQLWADAAVLQLASLQSASSDEDPGGTLAGQLLPVLEAAAQAASLGLSPVPVFLAAAGKTRRGPGSRSPKLKDRPGRSRARGTEIPGGLWVELAACVRVSERSGAPLAGVLDRYAGQLESSLDQQAARDTALAGPQATVRLLTWLPVGGFGLGYLLGADPVGVLLGSPMGWFAAAAGIALSVIGRLWSAALVRQAAGS, from the coding sequence ATGACCGGGGTGTGGATCACGGTCCTGCTCGGGCTGTCAGCGGTGCTGCTGCTGCCCCGGTCCCGGCTTCCTGCGCCACGGCCCCTGGCTGCCGATGGCCGTGGCGGTGGAAGCCTGAGGTCGACGCGCAGGATGCTGCTGGCGCGGTTTCTTCCCAGCAGGCGGAGCGCCGTGGTGCAGGAGATCCCTTTGGTGATCCACCAGCTCACCGGGCTGTTGGCGGCGGGGCGGGCACCGCACCAGCTTTGGGCCGATGCCGCAGTCCTGCAGCTGGCCTCGCTGCAGTCTGCTTCGAGCGACGAGGACCCCGGCGGCACGCTGGCCGGGCAGCTGTTGCCGGTCTTGGAAGCCGCAGCCCAGGCGGCTTCACTCGGGCTGAGCCCGGTCCCGGTGTTCCTTGCGGCGGCCGGGAAAACCCGGCGAGGGCCCGGAAGCCGGTCCCCGAAGCTGAAGGACAGGCCCGGCCGCAGCCGGGCTCGGGGTACTGAGATTCCGGGTGGACTATGGGTGGAACTGGCCGCCTGCGTCAGAGTATCCGAACGCAGCGGGGCGCCCCTGGCCGGAGTCCTGGACAGATACGCCGGGCAGCTCGAGAGCTCGCTGGACCAGCAGGCGGCCCGCGACACGGCGCTCGCCGGGCCGCAGGCAACCGTCCGGCTGCTGACCTGGCTGCCGGTGGGCGGATTCGGTCTGGGTTACTTGCTCGGAGCCGACCCAGTGGGAGTTTTGCTCGGAAGCCCCATGGGATGGTTTGCTGCCGCAGCGGGAATCGCCCTGTCAGTGATCGGACGCTTGTGGTCCGCTGCCCTGGTCCGCCAGGCTGCGGGGTCCTGA
- a CDS encoding Rv3654c family TadE-like protein: MLKGGAEDGSGTVLVLGAGLVVLILSGAVLLMLQAGVAANRAATAADLSALAAADTLRGLRPGDPCTVAAEVAARNGAELAGCTAEPGDQSVQVATEMAVPLLPFPATGQARAGPPP, from the coding sequence ATGTTGAAAGGAGGTGCTGAGGATGGTTCCGGCACCGTGCTGGTCCTGGGTGCGGGACTGGTCGTGCTGATCCTGTCCGGCGCGGTGCTGCTGATGCTGCAGGCTGGGGTGGCCGCGAACAGGGCGGCCACCGCAGCAGACCTCTCGGCCCTGGCTGCTGCTGACACCCTGCGCGGGCTGCGGCCGGGGGACCCGTGCACTGTCGCGGCGGAAGTTGCAGCGCGCAACGGCGCCGAACTGGCCGGTTGCACGGCAGAGCCCGGCGATCAGAGTGTGCAGGTGGCTACGGAAATGGCAGTGCCTCTGCTGCCGTTTCCGGCTACCGGCCAGGCCCGTGCCGGTCCGCCGCCCTGA
- a CDS encoding type II secretion system F family protein encodes MAGAVIFGLFAAAAMLLLQPGRRSLSVLEPESGSAADPDAGPGPGSNRSGAIGRTDGVDDPALMLDLVAAMLDAGQPLLSALSVLADIAEPGTAGSLRRVRAALELGAPWVAAWELAVPHPGNPAARSLLRSPAAGPDPAACLRDALTFVATTGAPSAAVLMAEAAQLRRRRSREAERRAAALGVRLVVPLGLCALPAFIVLTVVPLLLSLLPAFP; translated from the coding sequence ATGGCCGGTGCCGTTATCTTCGGGCTCTTCGCCGCTGCCGCCATGCTCCTTCTGCAGCCCGGCAGACGCTCGCTGTCCGTGCTGGAACCCGAGTCGGGATCTGCCGCTGATCCAGATGCCGGCCCGGGGCCGGGTTCGAATCGGTCCGGCGCGATTGGCCGGACCGACGGGGTGGACGATCCTGCGTTGATGCTGGACCTTGTGGCCGCCATGCTGGACGCCGGGCAGCCGCTGCTGTCTGCACTTTCGGTGCTGGCGGACATCGCGGAACCGGGGACCGCAGGCTCCCTGCGCCGGGTCCGTGCAGCCCTGGAGCTGGGTGCTCCTTGGGTTGCGGCCTGGGAACTCGCCGTCCCCCATCCCGGGAATCCGGCCGCGCGTTCCCTGCTGCGATCTCCTGCCGCCGGCCCGGATCCGGCCGCCTGCCTGCGCGATGCGCTGACCTTTGTAGCCACCACCGGCGCGCCGTCGGCCGCCGTACTTATGGCCGAGGCTGCCCAGCTGCGTCGCCGGAGATCCAGGGAGGCCGAGCGCAGGGCCGCCGCCTTGGGCGTGCGGTTGGTGGTTCCGCTGGGGCTCTGCGCATTGCCCGCGTTTATAGTCCTGACGGTGGTGCCGCTGCTGCTCTCGCTGCTGCCGGCTTTCCCCTGA
- a CDS encoding rhodanese-related sulfurtransferase, translating to MALNRIALYYAFTPLPDPEAVRLWQRALCEKLGLRGRILISPDGINGTVGGELDAIKAYGKATREYPAFKKMDIKYSEGGAEDFPRLSIKVREEIVSFGAPGELKVDDGGVVGGGTHLRPEQLHELVEEKKAGGEEVVFFDGRNAFEAQIGRFKGAVVPDVETTHDFIAELDSGKYDDLKDKPVVTYCTGGIRCEVLSSLMVNRGFKEVYQMQGGIVRYGETYGDKGLWEGSLYVFDKRMHTEFTDDAVTIGRCVRCEAPTSKFENCSNLSCRKLTLYCADCASDPQTLRCPDGCTE from the coding sequence GTGGCTTTGAATCGAATTGCACTGTATTACGCCTTCACCCCCCTTCCGGATCCGGAGGCCGTGCGCCTGTGGCAGCGCGCCCTCTGCGAGAAGCTGGGGCTGCGCGGGCGGATCTTGATCTCTCCCGACGGCATCAATGGAACCGTGGGCGGGGAGCTCGACGCCATCAAGGCGTATGGAAAGGCCACCCGCGAATACCCGGCGTTCAAGAAGATGGACATCAAGTACTCCGAGGGCGGGGCGGAGGACTTTCCGCGCCTGAGCATCAAGGTCCGGGAGGAAATCGTCAGCTTCGGCGCTCCCGGTGAATTGAAGGTCGACGACGGCGGCGTGGTTGGCGGCGGCACGCACCTGCGGCCGGAGCAGCTGCATGAGCTCGTCGAGGAAAAGAAAGCCGGCGGCGAGGAAGTGGTCTTCTTCGACGGCCGCAACGCTTTTGAAGCCCAGATCGGCCGGTTCAAGGGCGCTGTGGTGCCCGATGTCGAAACCACCCACGACTTCATCGCCGAACTGGACTCCGGAAAGTACGACGACCTCAAGGACAAGCCGGTGGTTACCTACTGCACCGGCGGGATCCGCTGCGAGGTGCTGTCCTCGCTGATGGTCAACCGAGGGTTTAAAGAGGTCTACCAGATGCAGGGCGGGATTGTCCGCTACGGCGAGACCTACGGAGACAAGGGCCTGTGGGAAGGCTCGCTCTATGTGTTCGACAAGCGCATGCATACGGAGTTCACCGACGACGCCGTCACCATCGGCCGCTGCGTGCGCTGCGAGGCGCCCACCAGCAAGTTCGAGAACTGCTCCAACCTCTCCTGCCGCAAGCTGACCCTTTACTGCGCTGACTGCGCCTCGGATCCGCAGACCCTGCGCTGCCCCGATGGCTGCACCGAGTAG
- a CDS encoding DUF4244 domain-containing protein → MTVLYPAAGEPQRLGRAGQRRARILDREAGMATAEYAIATLAAVAFAALLVAVLGSGEVRSLLMGLIRNALTLG, encoded by the coding sequence GTGACGGTCCTCTATCCTGCGGCCGGCGAACCGCAGCGGCTCGGCCGGGCAGGGCAGCGCAGGGCCCGCATCCTGGATCGCGAGGCGGGAATGGCCACGGCGGAATATGCCATTGCCACCTTGGCGGCAGTGGCCTTCGCGGCGCTCCTGGTCGCGGTCCTGGGCAGCGGCGAAGTGCGGTCCCTGCTGATGGGCCTGATCCGCAACGCGCTGACGCTCGGATAG
- the ssd gene encoding septum site-determining protein Ssd yields MTEEQLWVPAARGSTRTGLLDGPRPQEARPPVVLATSSQLLQDEVARVAAAAGTDLDVHSDLQSALGRDPEVLLLGSDLAGVGPPGSWRQGRAGANGPETILVGTEGDAGLWRDAARLDVARVAVLPAAAGWLAEHLGRRPLPAGFVLGILGGCGGAGASTLACWLADAAAEQGMDTLLMDGDPLGGGLDASLGTADIPGVRWPDLVDVRGSLNPLQLVTALPRAGFALLSGGAGDGGPGGAEPGEESTAAVLEAARAGFALTVVDCARHRLHGPLMSSCDALLLVVPGRLRPLLAARTLKEHMGNVPVSAVIRGPLGDGLDETRAAAAVGLSLAGYLPAVPHLEHAEERGMLLERGRRRPIRRVTGALLAQVVPGPAEQANRGGRRT; encoded by the coding sequence ATGACAGAAGAGCAGCTGTGGGTGCCGGCGGCCCGGGGAAGCACACGAACCGGATTGCTGGATGGACCCCGTCCGCAGGAAGCCCGGCCGCCGGTGGTCTTGGCCACCTCTTCACAGCTGTTGCAGGACGAAGTTGCCCGGGTCGCCGCGGCTGCCGGCACGGATCTGGATGTCCACTCCGATCTCCAGTCGGCGTTGGGCCGTGATCCGGAAGTGCTGCTGCTGGGCAGCGATCTGGCGGGCGTCGGGCCGCCGGGCAGCTGGAGACAGGGAAGGGCGGGGGCGAACGGCCCGGAGACAATCCTGGTCGGGACCGAAGGCGATGCCGGGCTATGGCGGGACGCTGCCCGGTTGGATGTGGCCCGGGTGGCGGTCCTGCCCGCGGCGGCCGGTTGGCTGGCCGAGCATCTGGGCCGGCGGCCCCTGCCTGCAGGCTTCGTCCTGGGGATTCTCGGTGGCTGCGGTGGCGCGGGCGCGTCCACCCTGGCATGTTGGCTGGCAGATGCCGCGGCCGAGCAGGGGATGGACACCCTGCTCATGGACGGCGATCCGCTTGGGGGAGGACTGGACGCGAGTTTGGGCACCGCCGATATCCCGGGTGTCCGTTGGCCGGATCTGGTGGACGTCCGCGGATCGCTGAACCCGCTCCAGCTGGTCACCGCGCTGCCCCGGGCCGGATTCGCGCTGCTGTCCGGAGGGGCTGGTGACGGCGGGCCGGGCGGGGCGGAACCGGGGGAGGAGAGCACTGCAGCTGTCTTGGAGGCGGCCCGGGCGGGATTCGCCCTCACCGTTGTGGACTGCGCCAGGCATCGGCTCCACGGTCCCTTGATGTCCTCATGCGATGCCCTGCTTCTGGTGGTTCCGGGCCGGCTCCGGCCTCTGCTGGCGGCCCGGACCCTGAAGGAACACATGGGAAACGTGCCGGTGTCCGCTGTGATCCGGGGCCCGCTGGGGGACGGCCTGGACGAGACCCGTGCCGCGGCCGCCGTCGGGCTCTCCCTTGCCGGTTACCTGCCCGCCGTGCCCCACCTTGAACATGCGGAAGAGCGCGGGATGCTGCTGGAACGTGGCCGCCGGCGGCCGATCCGCCGTGTCACCGGGGCTCTGTTGGCCCAGGTGGTTCCCGGGCCGGCGGAGCAGGCCAATCGTGGAGGGAGACGGACATGA